The Rhododendron vialii isolate Sample 1 chromosome 6a, ASM3025357v1 genome includes a window with the following:
- the LOC131328777 gene encoding uncharacterized protein LOC131328777 isoform X1 yields the protein MGKGKQKATCADKRKDNALVELRQHRNGGVVIRDELELRNRQEERNAEAKVAEKRKANSIGKGKQKSTCSNNGKENASVDLHHHRNGVVIHNELEIHIRQEKRRADVIAVQKLKGTSMGKGKQIGTYANRGEQNSTALNDNFISRATLAQRAGRDRENRLQQCTAISLGQCLQVDPPQKRQCLQSLQQNALHANSTALNDNVISKATLAQRVRRDREKRLKQCIAIPLGQRLRVDPPQKRQCLQSVQQIASFTTASRRHPTCSEQGTVSTNGTEPAQKRQRVTHIVSTNLANIVTEPASYLPETRNNSTCMMSLPSTSSAPQRNWSTPTSQIFQEDLSYGVNIENIPTSSRVHSLAHINLGRHYLGKMDILCSHCQALHWMDEKLARSSKKNPLFGTCCLQGTIKLHLLSTPPPPLKALYDGDDVRSKSFRSNTRDYNAANAFTSLGTTLDPRVLSGRGPTPFTIHGELRHRTGSLLPQAGQIGSYAQLYIYEPNFALDIRSRRNPQLRRDVLETIQGSLLEVNAFVGKFRQAYAVLNQLAETGQNLSAHLHYSSFTDRRRYNLPTTDEIAVVVPGDGTKASGMRDIILHLRGDNGLMRINECHPAYLPLHYVLLFLYGEFGWEPEMKKWDTRTNQLSSDRLTQLQFYSYRLFERPKEYSTILRSGKLFQEFLVDAWAATEQNRLTYYKLNQDKFCTALYQDFTGFHPDELNPNQIGKRFILPSSFVGGPRHMFEIF from the exons atgggaaaaggaaaacaaaaggctACATGTGCGGACAAGCGGAAAGATAATGCCCTG GTAGAACTTCGTCAACATAGAAATGGTGGAGTTGTGATCCGCGATGAGTTGGAACTTCGTAATCGTCAA GAGGAACGAAATGCTGAAGCAAAAGTTGCAGAAAAACGAAAGGCAAACTCTATCGGCAAGGGGAAACAAAAGTCTACATGTTCGAACAACGGAAAAGAAAATGCCTCG GTTGATCTTCATCATCATAGAAATGGAGTTGTAATCCACAATGAGCTAGAGATTCATATTCGTCAG GAGAAAAGAAGGGCAGATGTAATAGCTGTGCAAAAACTGAAGGGAACCTCTATGGGTAAGGGAAAACAGATTGGAACATATGCAAACAGGGGCGAACAAAACTCCACG GCACTCAATGATAATTTTATATCGAGAGCAACATTAGCCCAACGTGCGGGACGAGATCGAGAAAATAGATTACAACAATGCACTGCGATTTCCCTTGGACAATGCTTACAAGTAGACCCTCCACAAAAGCGACAATGCCTGCAATCTCTACAACAGAATGCACTACATGCAAATTCCACG GCACTCAATGATAATGTTATATCTAAAGCAACATTAGCCCAACGTGTGCGACGAGATCGAGAAAAGAGATTAAAACAATGCATTGCGATTCCCCTTGGACAACGCTTACGAGTAGACCCTCCACAAAAGCGACAATGTCTTCAATCTGTACAACAGATAGCCTCTTTTACCACAGCCAGTCGTCGACATCCTACTTGCTCGGAACAAGGAACAGTTTCTACCAATGGGACCGAGCCTGCACAAAAGCGTCAAAGGGTTACGCACATTGTTTCTACCAATTTGGCTAACATAGTGACTGAGCCGGCATCCTACTTACCTGAAACAAGGAACAATTCCACATGTATGATGTCCTTGCCAAGTACATCGTCCGCTCCACAAAGAAACTG GTCAACTCCTACAAGCCAAATCTTCCAAGAGGATCTTTCTTATGGTGTTAACATTGAAAATATCCCTACGAGTTCAAGAGTTCATAGTCTTGCACATATAAATTTAGGCAGGCATTATCTTGGCAAGATGGACATTCTATGTTCTCATTGTCAAGCCTTACATTGGATGGACGAAAAGTTGGCACGATCTTCTAAAAAGAATCCCTTATTTGGAACTTGCTGTCTGCAAGGAACAATAAAGCTACATTTGCTTTCTACACCCCCTCCGCCTCTTAAAGCATTGTATGATGGTGATGATGTTAGATCCAAATCGTTTCGAAGTAATACTCGAGATTACAACGCAGCCAATGCTTTTACTAGCCTTGGCACTACATTGGATCCAAGAGTACTTAGTGGGAGGGGTCCTACTCCATTCACTATCCATGGAGAATTACGACATCGAACAGGATCACTACTACCGCAAGCAGGTCAGATTGGATCATATGCTCAATTGTATATTTATGAACCTAATTTTGCTTTAGACATTCGTAGTCGGAGAAATCCTCAATTAAGGAGGGATGTCCTTGAAACAATACAAGGCAGTTTGTTAGAGGTTAATGCCTTTGTAGGTAAATTTCGCCAAGCTTATGCGGTTTTGAATCAATTAGCTGAAACAGGACAGAATTTATCGGCCCATCTTCACTACAGTTCTTTTACGGATCGACGACGATACAATTTACCGACAACAGATGAGATTGCGGTTGTAGTACCAGGGGATGGAACTAAGGCCAGTGGAATGAGAGATATCATCTTACATTTGAGAGGAGATAATGGGTTAATGCGAATTAATGAATGCCACCCAGCATACTTGCCACTACATTATGTTTTACTGTTCCTATATGGAGAGTTTGGATGGGAACCTGAGATGAAAAAGTGGGATACTCGGACTAATCAACTATCTTCTGATCGACTTACTCAGCTGCAATTTTATAGTTATCGATTGTTTGAGCGTCCGAAAGAGTATTCAACAATTTTGAGGTCAGGTAAACTCTTCCAGGAGTTTCTGGTGGATGCTTGGGCTGCAACTGAGCAAAATCGATTGACATACTATAAGCTCAATCAAGACAAATTTTGTACTGCACTCTACCAAGATTTTACTGGTTTCCATCCAGATGAGCTAAACCCTAACCAAATTGGTAAAAGGTTTATTTTGCCATCTTCTTTTGTTGGTGGTCCAAGACACATGTTTGAGATCTTTTAG
- the LOC131328777 gene encoding uncharacterized protein LOC131328777 isoform X2 → MGKGKQKATCADKRKDNALVELRQHRNGGVVIRDELELRNRQEERNAEAKVAEKRKANSIGKGKQKSTCSNNGKENASVDLHHHRNGVVIHNELEIHIRQALNDNFISRATLAQRAGRDRENRLQQCTAISLGQCLQVDPPQKRQCLQSLQQNALHANSTALNDNVISKATLAQRVRRDREKRLKQCIAIPLGQRLRVDPPQKRQCLQSVQQIASFTTASRRHPTCSEQGTVSTNGTEPAQKRQRVTHIVSTNLANIVTEPASYLPETRNNSTCMMSLPSTSSAPQRNWSTPTSQIFQEDLSYGVNIENIPTSSRVHSLAHINLGRHYLGKMDILCSHCQALHWMDEKLARSSKKNPLFGTCCLQGTIKLHLLSTPPPPLKALYDGDDVRSKSFRSNTRDYNAANAFTSLGTTLDPRVLSGRGPTPFTIHGELRHRTGSLLPQAGQIGSYAQLYIYEPNFALDIRSRRNPQLRRDVLETIQGSLLEVNAFVGKFRQAYAVLNQLAETGQNLSAHLHYSSFTDRRRYNLPTTDEIAVVVPGDGTKASGMRDIILHLRGDNGLMRINECHPAYLPLHYVLLFLYGEFGWEPEMKKWDTRTNQLSSDRLTQLQFYSYRLFERPKEYSTILRSGKLFQEFLVDAWAATEQNRLTYYKLNQDKFCTALYQDFTGFHPDELNPNQIGKRFILPSSFVGGPRHMFEIF, encoded by the exons atgggaaaaggaaaacaaaaggctACATGTGCGGACAAGCGGAAAGATAATGCCCTG GTAGAACTTCGTCAACATAGAAATGGTGGAGTTGTGATCCGCGATGAGTTGGAACTTCGTAATCGTCAA GAGGAACGAAATGCTGAAGCAAAAGTTGCAGAAAAACGAAAGGCAAACTCTATCGGCAAGGGGAAACAAAAGTCTACATGTTCGAACAACGGAAAAGAAAATGCCTCG GTTGATCTTCATCATCATAGAAATGGAGTTGTAATCCACAATGAGCTAGAGATTCATATTCGTCAG GCACTCAATGATAATTTTATATCGAGAGCAACATTAGCCCAACGTGCGGGACGAGATCGAGAAAATAGATTACAACAATGCACTGCGATTTCCCTTGGACAATGCTTACAAGTAGACCCTCCACAAAAGCGACAATGCCTGCAATCTCTACAACAGAATGCACTACATGCAAATTCCACG GCACTCAATGATAATGTTATATCTAAAGCAACATTAGCCCAACGTGTGCGACGAGATCGAGAAAAGAGATTAAAACAATGCATTGCGATTCCCCTTGGACAACGCTTACGAGTAGACCCTCCACAAAAGCGACAATGTCTTCAATCTGTACAACAGATAGCCTCTTTTACCACAGCCAGTCGTCGACATCCTACTTGCTCGGAACAAGGAACAGTTTCTACCAATGGGACCGAGCCTGCACAAAAGCGTCAAAGGGTTACGCACATTGTTTCTACCAATTTGGCTAACATAGTGACTGAGCCGGCATCCTACTTACCTGAAACAAGGAACAATTCCACATGTATGATGTCCTTGCCAAGTACATCGTCCGCTCCACAAAGAAACTG GTCAACTCCTACAAGCCAAATCTTCCAAGAGGATCTTTCTTATGGTGTTAACATTGAAAATATCCCTACGAGTTCAAGAGTTCATAGTCTTGCACATATAAATTTAGGCAGGCATTATCTTGGCAAGATGGACATTCTATGTTCTCATTGTCAAGCCTTACATTGGATGGACGAAAAGTTGGCACGATCTTCTAAAAAGAATCCCTTATTTGGAACTTGCTGTCTGCAAGGAACAATAAAGCTACATTTGCTTTCTACACCCCCTCCGCCTCTTAAAGCATTGTATGATGGTGATGATGTTAGATCCAAATCGTTTCGAAGTAATACTCGAGATTACAACGCAGCCAATGCTTTTACTAGCCTTGGCACTACATTGGATCCAAGAGTACTTAGTGGGAGGGGTCCTACTCCATTCACTATCCATGGAGAATTACGACATCGAACAGGATCACTACTACCGCAAGCAGGTCAGATTGGATCATATGCTCAATTGTATATTTATGAACCTAATTTTGCTTTAGACATTCGTAGTCGGAGAAATCCTCAATTAAGGAGGGATGTCCTTGAAACAATACAAGGCAGTTTGTTAGAGGTTAATGCCTTTGTAGGTAAATTTCGCCAAGCTTATGCGGTTTTGAATCAATTAGCTGAAACAGGACAGAATTTATCGGCCCATCTTCACTACAGTTCTTTTACGGATCGACGACGATACAATTTACCGACAACAGATGAGATTGCGGTTGTAGTACCAGGGGATGGAACTAAGGCCAGTGGAATGAGAGATATCATCTTACATTTGAGAGGAGATAATGGGTTAATGCGAATTAATGAATGCCACCCAGCATACTTGCCACTACATTATGTTTTACTGTTCCTATATGGAGAGTTTGGATGGGAACCTGAGATGAAAAAGTGGGATACTCGGACTAATCAACTATCTTCTGATCGACTTACTCAGCTGCAATTTTATAGTTATCGATTGTTTGAGCGTCCGAAAGAGTATTCAACAATTTTGAGGTCAGGTAAACTCTTCCAGGAGTTTCTGGTGGATGCTTGGGCTGCAACTGAGCAAAATCGATTGACATACTATAAGCTCAATCAAGACAAATTTTGTACTGCACTCTACCAAGATTTTACTGGTTTCCATCCAGATGAGCTAAACCCTAACCAAATTGGTAAAAGGTTTATTTTGCCATCTTCTTTTGTTGGTGGTCCAAGACACATGTTTGAGATCTTTTAG
- the LOC131328777 gene encoding uncharacterized protein LOC131328777 isoform X3, giving the protein MSWNFEERNAEAKVAEKRKANSIGKGKQKSTCSNNGKENASVDLHHHRNGVVIHNELEIHIRQEKRRADVIAVQKLKGTSMGKGKQIGTYANRGEQNSTALNDNFISRATLAQRAGRDRENRLQQCTAISLGQCLQVDPPQKRQCLQSLQQNALHANSTALNDNVISKATLAQRVRRDREKRLKQCIAIPLGQRLRVDPPQKRQCLQSVQQIASFTTASRRHPTCSEQGTVSTNGTEPAQKRQRVTHIVSTNLANIVTEPASYLPETRNNSTCMMSLPSTSSAPQRNWSTPTSQIFQEDLSYGVNIENIPTSSRVHSLAHINLGRHYLGKMDILCSHCQALHWMDEKLARSSKKNPLFGTCCLQGTIKLHLLSTPPPPLKALYDGDDVRSKSFRSNTRDYNAANAFTSLGTTLDPRVLSGRGPTPFTIHGELRHRTGSLLPQAGQIGSYAQLYIYEPNFALDIRSRRNPQLRRDVLETIQGSLLEVNAFVGKFRQAYAVLNQLAETGQNLSAHLHYSSFTDRRRYNLPTTDEIAVVVPGDGTKASGMRDIILHLRGDNGLMRINECHPAYLPLHYVLLFLYGEFGWEPEMKKWDTRTNQLSSDRLTQLQFYSYRLFERPKEYSTILRSGKLFQEFLVDAWAATEQNRLTYYKLNQDKFCTALYQDFTGFHPDELNPNQIGKRFILPSSFVGGPRHMFEIF; this is encoded by the exons ATGAGTTGGAACTTC GAGGAACGAAATGCTGAAGCAAAAGTTGCAGAAAAACGAAAGGCAAACTCTATCGGCAAGGGGAAACAAAAGTCTACATGTTCGAACAACGGAAAAGAAAATGCCTCG GTTGATCTTCATCATCATAGAAATGGAGTTGTAATCCACAATGAGCTAGAGATTCATATTCGTCAG GAGAAAAGAAGGGCAGATGTAATAGCTGTGCAAAAACTGAAGGGAACCTCTATGGGTAAGGGAAAACAGATTGGAACATATGCAAACAGGGGCGAACAAAACTCCACG GCACTCAATGATAATTTTATATCGAGAGCAACATTAGCCCAACGTGCGGGACGAGATCGAGAAAATAGATTACAACAATGCACTGCGATTTCCCTTGGACAATGCTTACAAGTAGACCCTCCACAAAAGCGACAATGCCTGCAATCTCTACAACAGAATGCACTACATGCAAATTCCACG GCACTCAATGATAATGTTATATCTAAAGCAACATTAGCCCAACGTGTGCGACGAGATCGAGAAAAGAGATTAAAACAATGCATTGCGATTCCCCTTGGACAACGCTTACGAGTAGACCCTCCACAAAAGCGACAATGTCTTCAATCTGTACAACAGATAGCCTCTTTTACCACAGCCAGTCGTCGACATCCTACTTGCTCGGAACAAGGAACAGTTTCTACCAATGGGACCGAGCCTGCACAAAAGCGTCAAAGGGTTACGCACATTGTTTCTACCAATTTGGCTAACATAGTGACTGAGCCGGCATCCTACTTACCTGAAACAAGGAACAATTCCACATGTATGATGTCCTTGCCAAGTACATCGTCCGCTCCACAAAGAAACTG GTCAACTCCTACAAGCCAAATCTTCCAAGAGGATCTTTCTTATGGTGTTAACATTGAAAATATCCCTACGAGTTCAAGAGTTCATAGTCTTGCACATATAAATTTAGGCAGGCATTATCTTGGCAAGATGGACATTCTATGTTCTCATTGTCAAGCCTTACATTGGATGGACGAAAAGTTGGCACGATCTTCTAAAAAGAATCCCTTATTTGGAACTTGCTGTCTGCAAGGAACAATAAAGCTACATTTGCTTTCTACACCCCCTCCGCCTCTTAAAGCATTGTATGATGGTGATGATGTTAGATCCAAATCGTTTCGAAGTAATACTCGAGATTACAACGCAGCCAATGCTTTTACTAGCCTTGGCACTACATTGGATCCAAGAGTACTTAGTGGGAGGGGTCCTACTCCATTCACTATCCATGGAGAATTACGACATCGAACAGGATCACTACTACCGCAAGCAGGTCAGATTGGATCATATGCTCAATTGTATATTTATGAACCTAATTTTGCTTTAGACATTCGTAGTCGGAGAAATCCTCAATTAAGGAGGGATGTCCTTGAAACAATACAAGGCAGTTTGTTAGAGGTTAATGCCTTTGTAGGTAAATTTCGCCAAGCTTATGCGGTTTTGAATCAATTAGCTGAAACAGGACAGAATTTATCGGCCCATCTTCACTACAGTTCTTTTACGGATCGACGACGATACAATTTACCGACAACAGATGAGATTGCGGTTGTAGTACCAGGGGATGGAACTAAGGCCAGTGGAATGAGAGATATCATCTTACATTTGAGAGGAGATAATGGGTTAATGCGAATTAATGAATGCCACCCAGCATACTTGCCACTACATTATGTTTTACTGTTCCTATATGGAGAGTTTGGATGGGAACCTGAGATGAAAAAGTGGGATACTCGGACTAATCAACTATCTTCTGATCGACTTACTCAGCTGCAATTTTATAGTTATCGATTGTTTGAGCGTCCGAAAGAGTATTCAACAATTTTGAGGTCAGGTAAACTCTTCCAGGAGTTTCTGGTGGATGCTTGGGCTGCAACTGAGCAAAATCGATTGACATACTATAAGCTCAATCAAGACAAATTTTGTACTGCACTCTACCAAGATTTTACTGGTTTCCATCCAGATGAGCTAAACCCTAACCAAATTGGTAAAAGGTTTATTTTGCCATCTTCTTTTGTTGGTGGTCCAAGACACATGTTTGAGATCTTTTAG